The sequence GGGCCAATTCCCCTGCCAACTAACAGAGAGATCTATACAGTACTTAGATCTCCTCACGTAGACAGAAAATCTAGAGAGCAGTTTGAAATCCGCACACACAAAAGACTTTTGGATATCTTAAATCCAACTGGCAAAACTGTGGACGCTCTTAAAGGCTTAACGCTTGCAGCAGGTGTACACATCACCTTGCAACTAAGCTAAATTTCTCCAAGCCTCATTAAGTAGCTTTAAATAAGCTACTTAATGAGGCCTTTAATAACTCATATTACGCAAGAGCCTATTTTAAAGTTTTTTTTTCGTAACATAAATTATTAAAACTCCTTACTTTTTCCATAAGGTGCCACTGATGATGGAGTGGGGCTCACCATCGGTAGCATATTCAGCGCGATTAATGTAGGTACCATCATTTTTAAGTTGAAACAACTCAAATCCCTCAAAGATGAGGTCTTCTCCATGAAATTCCCAAGCAATTGCACCTGTTGAGATAATTCCTTTACCAGAAACTTTTCCAAATAATTCATTTTCTAGTTCAATCTGAAAGCTATGTGCCTCTGTTTTAAAAAAGCTATATCTATTGATAACGCGCTCATGGCCATCTGCAATCTCTACTTCCTGGATAGCATCTATTTTCCCATCAACTAATGGGCCAATTTTCCATTTCGTATAATAAGTAAGCTGCTGAGCATATTGACAAAGCTCTATTTGACCCTCTCCAAGCCACACACCCTCTTCCAATAAAAAAGCCATTAAAACATAAACCTTCTAC comes from Chlamydiales bacterium and encodes:
- the rpsJ gene encoding 30S ribosomal protein S10 translates to MAKQSKQKIRIRLKGYDQRVLDRCTSDIVETAKRTGARVAGPIPLPTNREIYTVLRSPHVDRKSREQFEIRTHKRLLDILNPTGKTVDALKGLTLAAGVHITLQLS